A stretch of the uncultured Bacteroides sp. genome encodes the following:
- the truB gene encoding tRNA pseudouridine(55) synthase TruB, producing the protein MNFIEGEVLYFNKPLTWTSFNLVAKVKYPLLRKLRIKKLKVGHAGTLDPLATGVMIICTGKATKRIEEFQYQTKEYIATIELGATTPSYDLEKEIDATYPTEHITRELVEDTLKKFIGSIEQIPPAFSACKIDGERAYELARAGKEVELKPKTLVIDEIELLECNLPAIKIRVVCSKGTYIRALARDIGEALNSGAHLTGLIRTRVGDVKLEHCMEIENFVEWLEKQEIEVN; encoded by the coding sequence ATGAACTTTATTGAAGGAGAAGTATTATACTTCAACAAGCCACTAACGTGGACTTCTTTTAATCTCGTGGCAAAGGTAAAATATCCTCTGCTGAGAAAACTTAGAATAAAAAAACTTAAAGTAGGACATGCCGGAACTCTTGATCCGCTGGCTACAGGTGTAATGATTATATGCACGGGTAAAGCAACCAAGCGAATCGAAGAATTTCAGTATCAAACAAAAGAATACATTGCCACAATAGAGCTGGGAGCAACAACTCCTTCCTATGATCTGGAAAAAGAGATTGATGCTACTTACCCCACGGAACATATTACCCGTGAACTGGTAGAAGATACTCTGAAGAAATTTATCGGAAGTATTGAACAGATTCCTCCAGCCTTCTCAGCCTGTAAAATAGATGGCGAAAGGGCTTACGAACTGGCCAGAGCCGGAAAAGAGGTAGAACTGAAACCGAAGACTTTAGTTATTGATGAAATTGAATTACTGGAGTGTAATTTACCTGCAATAAAGATTCGGGTGGTATGCAGCAAAGGCACATATATACGTGCTTTGGCAAGAGATATTGGAGAGGCGCTGAACAGCGGTGCTCACCTCACCGGACTAATCCGCACTCGTGTGGGAGATGTCAAACTGGAACATTGCATGGAAATAGAGAATTTCGTGGAATGGCTCGAAAAACAAGAAATAGAAGTAAACTAA
- the queA gene encoding tRNA preQ1(34) S-adenosylmethionine ribosyltransferase-isomerase QueA, with protein sequence MKLSQFKFKLPEDKIALHPARYRDESRLMVLHKKTGEIEHREFKNLLDYFDDKDVFIFNDTKVFPARLYGNKEKTGARIEVFLLRELNEELRLWDVLVDPARKIRIGNKLYFGDDDSMVAEVIDNTTSRGRTLRFLYDGPHEEFKKALYALGETPLPHTIVNRPVEPEDEERFQSIFAKHEGAVTAPTASLHFSRELMKRMEIKGIDFAFVTMHAGLGNFRDIDVEDLTKHKMDSEQMFVSEQAVKIVNEAKDANRNICAVGTTVMRAIESTVSTDGHLKTFEGWTNKFIFPPYEFTVANSMISNFHMPLSTLLMIVAAFGGYDLVMDAYQVALKEGYRFGTYGDAMLILD encoded by the coding sequence ATGAAACTATCACAATTTAAATTTAAGCTTCCTGAGGATAAAATCGCATTGCACCCTGCAAGGTACAGAGATGAATCCCGTTTGATGGTTCTTCATAAGAAGACTGGTGAAATTGAACATAGAGAGTTTAAAAATCTCTTAGATTATTTTGATGATAAGGATGTTTTTATATTCAATGATACAAAGGTATTCCCTGCCCGTCTTTACGGAAACAAGGAAAAAACCGGTGCACGCATTGAAGTATTCTTATTACGTGAGTTGAACGAAGAACTTCGTTTATGGGACGTATTAGTTGATCCTGCTCGTAAAATCAGAATTGGTAATAAACTATATTTTGGTGACGACGATTCAATGGTTGCCGAAGTTATTGACAACACTACTTCGCGCGGACGTACTTTGCGTTTCCTTTATGACGGACCTCATGAGGAATTCAAGAAAGCACTTTATGCTCTTGGTGAGACTCCACTGCCTCATACCATTGTTAACCGCCCCGTTGAACCTGAAGACGAAGAAAGATTCCAATCAATCTTTGCTAAGCATGAAGGAGCTGTTACAGCACCAACAGCAAGTCTTCACTTTAGCCGCGAATTAATGAAGCGTATGGAGATTAAAGGAATAGACTTTGCATTTGTAACCATGCATGCCGGCCTTGGTAACTTCCGCGATATTGATGTGGAAGACCTTACCAAACACAAAATGGATTCAGAGCAAATGTTTGTTTCTGAACAAGCTGTTAAGATAGTTAATGAAGCTAAAGATGCAAACAGAAATATCTGCGCTGTAGGTACTACTGTGATGAGAGCCATTGAAAGTACTGTAAGTACTGACGGACACCTGAAGACTTTTGAAGGATGGACTAATAAATTTATTTTCCCTCCTTATGAATTCACTGTGGCCAATTCAATGATTTCCAATTTCCACATGCCTCTTTCCACATTGCTTATGATTGTTGCTGCATTCGGAGGATATGATTTGGTTATGGATGCTTATCAGGTAGCATTAAAAGAAGGTTATCGCTTCGGTACTTACGGAGATGCAATGTTGATTTTAGATTAA
- the folK gene encoding 2-amino-4-hydroxy-6-hydroxymethyldihydropteridine diphosphokinase, protein MALVYFGLGTNLGDKERNLSLAIDKIKERIGKIVSQSAFHSSEPWGFESTNSFLNAVICVETSLSPFQLLEETQLIEKQIGRSKKSVSRIYKDRLIDIDTLLYDDLILHTEKLDIPHPLMAERPFVMKPLCEIAPELVIPGTGKTVQMICDDLSL, encoded by the coding sequence ATGGCATTGGTTTATTTCGGTTTAGGCACAAATTTGGGCGATAAAGAAAGAAACCTGTCCTTGGCTATAGATAAAATAAAAGAGCGGATTGGGAAAATTGTTTCCCAATCCGCTTTTCATTCTTCTGAACCCTGGGGATTTGAATCTACCAATTCGTTTCTCAACGCGGTTATTTGCGTGGAAACCTCGCTTTCTCCATTTCAACTTCTGGAAGAGACACAATTGATAGAAAAACAAATTGGTAGAAGCAAAAAATCGGTTAGTAGAATCTATAAAGACAGGCTGATTGACATTGATACGCTTCTCTATGATGACTTGATACTGCATACTGAAAAGCTGGATATCCCTCATCCTCTGATGGCTGAGCGTCCTTTTGTAATGAAGCCACTCTGCGAAATTGCACCTGAACTTGTTATTCCGGGAACAGGTAAAACTGTTCAAATGATCTGTGATGATTTATCTTTATGA
- the metK gene encoding methionine adenosyltransferase gives MGYLFTSESVSEGHPDKVADQISDAVLDELLAYDPSSKVACETLVTTGQVVLAGEVKSEAYVDLQEVARGVINKIGYTKGEYMFEGNSCGVFSAIHEQSADINRGVEREDPMNQGAGDQGMMFGYATNETENYMPLSLDLAHKILYILAKIRREGKVMTYLRPDAKSQVTIEYDDNGKPVRIDTIVVSTQHDDFVKPVNESAEAQLKADEEMLAIIREDVIKVLMPRVFASIHNKKILDLFNGAITYHVNPTGKFVIGGPHGDTGLTGRKIIVDTYGGKGAHGGGAFSGKDPSKVDRSAAYAARHIAKNLVAAGVADEILVQISYAIGVARPINIYVDTYNRSNVNITDGEIAKKIDKIFDLRPKAIEDRLKLRNPIYSETAAYGHMGRTPKVVTKSFHSRYLEDKTVEVELFTWEKLDYIDIVKEEFGL, from the coding sequence ATGGGATATTTATTCACATCCGAATCGGTGTCTGAAGGACACCCCGACAAAGTAGCCGATCAAATATCGGATGCTGTGCTTGATGAACTATTGGCTTACGATCCAAGTTCTAAAGTAGCTTGCGAAACTCTCGTTACCACCGGACAGGTAGTACTTGCGGGTGAAGTGAAATCTGAAGCGTATGTAGACCTACAAGAAGTTGCTCGTGGCGTAATCAACAAGATTGGTTATACCAAAGGTGAGTATATGTTCGAAGGAAACTCATGCGGTGTATTTTCTGCCATTCACGAACAGTCTGCCGACATTAACCGTGGTGTAGAACGCGAGGACCCTATGAATCAGGGTGCCGGTGATCAGGGAATGATGTTTGGTTATGCAACCAACGAAACAGAAAATTACATGCCATTGTCTCTTGACCTTGCGCATAAAATACTATACATTCTGGCTAAAATCAGAAGAGAAGGCAAGGTAATGACTTATCTTCGCCCGGATGCTAAAAGCCAGGTTACAATAGAATACGATGATAACGGAAAACCTGTGCGTATTGACACTATTGTAGTATCTACCCAGCACGATGATTTCGTTAAACCAGTTAATGAATCAGCAGAAGCTCAGTTAAAAGCTGACGAAGAGATGCTGGCTATCATCCGCGAAGATGTAATCAAAGTATTAATGCCTAGAGTATTTGCATCAATTCATAATAAAAAGATATTGGACCTATTCAACGGTGCTATTACTTATCACGTTAATCCTACAGGAAAGTTCGTTATTGGCGGACCTCACGGAGATACAGGATTAACAGGACGTAAGATTATCGTTGATACTTATGGCGGTAAAGGTGCTCACGGTGGTGGTGCTTTTTCAGGAAAAGACCCTAGTAAAGTAGACCGTAGTGCAGCTTATGCAGCACGTCACATTGCAAAGAACCTTGTTGCTGCCGGAGTAGCTGACGAGATTCTTGTTCAGATATCTTATGCTATCGGTGTGGCTCGTCCTATCAACATCTATGTAGATACCTACAACCGCAGCAATGTGAACATTACTGACGGTGAAATTGCAAAGAAAATTGATAAGATATTCGATCTTCGTCCAAAAGCTATTGAAGACCGCTTAAAGCTTCGTAATCCTATCTATTCAGAAACTGCTGCTTACGGGCACATGGGACGTACTCCTAAGGTAGTTACCAAGAGCTTCCACTCACGTTATCTTGAAGATAAGACAGTGGAAGTTGAGCTATTTACTTGGGAAAAGCTTGATTACATTGATATAGTAAAAGAAGAATTCGGCTTGTAA
- a CDS encoding TOBE domain-containing protein, which yields MILSARNTIKGKIIEIVPGIVTAKVKLDIGGGNTIVSVITVDSVGELNLKVGDEAYAIFKSTEVMIGI from the coding sequence ATGATTCTAAGCGCAAGAAACACGATTAAAGGTAAGATTATAGAGATTGTTCCGGGCATTGTTACCGCAAAGGTTAAACTGGACATTGGTGGAGGTAATACAATTGTCTCGGTAATTACAGTAGACAGCGTGGGAGAACTTAATCTCAAAGTGGGAGATGAAGCATACGCTATATTCAAATCCACCGAAGTTATGATTGGCATTTAA
- a CDS encoding winged helix-turn-helix domain-containing protein, with the protein MDHSKFSVDAIVTIYRDNEIFIGPNQYRLLKQILADGSINAAAKNLKMSYQHAWHLIDKINRLSPIPVVIRQKGGKDGGGCSLSPYGMQVLESYAMREIEIIKLLEQTNSELESCFF; encoded by the coding sequence ATGGATCATTCAAAATTCTCAGTAGATGCCATTGTAACCATTTATAGGGATAACGAAATTTTCATTGGCCCAAATCAGTATCGGCTATTGAAACAGATCTTAGCAGACGGGTCCATTAATGCAGCGGCAAAGAATTTGAAGATGTCTTACCAGCATGCCTGGCATCTTATTGATAAGATAAACCGCCTTTCGCCTATTCCAGTAGTGATAAGGCAGAAGGGAGGGAAAGACGGAGGAGGTTGCAGTCTAAGTCCATACGGAATGCAAGTTCTTGAAAGCTATGCCATGCGGGAAATTGAAATTATTAAGTTACTAGAACAAACTAACAGCGAACTGGAAAGCTGTTTTTTTTAG
- a CDS encoding alginate export family protein yields the protein MRVLGKRFLGVAFVATVCACKMNAQTVSIDGEFRPRAEYRDGFGSPLSDSNDPGVFTYQRTRLGASFSSAILKTQFTVQDTRSFGKTAPNSETATLGVFEAWSEFLLMPGGSLKVGRQVLAYDDNRLFSASNWSNTGNSHDLALFKYNVDDFQAHLGFAYNNSSAISSEAVYANAAKYRYMGLLWLSKGLAKGLTLSAIAVDEGMQPTTDATKYGTKVNMNHGYTFGGNLKYSSEVCPFSALGTVYFQAGKNQTGDDMSGSMAAIKLNYKISPVFTTSLGTDYLSGDDNSTDGKQKNFRKLYGANHSFNGSMEYWSTPLTQGLLDYYGSVNAKVSKKSSFEGVFHVFNTSKDMTNKGTNIGKSLGSELDICFNYKLNEWTNLQAGWSTYFANDNTRIAKGMTADTKTRFPQWGYVMLTVSPSYLKSIFTDK from the coding sequence ATGAGGGTATTAGGTAAAAGGTTTTTAGGTGTAGCATTTGTTGCAACTGTCTGTGCGTGTAAAATGAATGCACAGACTGTAAGTATTGATGGCGAATTCAGGCCAAGAGCAGAGTATAGAGATGGTTTCGGATCCCCTTTGTCGGATAGTAATGATCCCGGCGTTTTTACCTATCAGCGCACTCGCCTGGGAGCATCTTTCTCTTCTGCAATTTTAAAGACACAGTTCACTGTTCAGGACACCCGTTCTTTTGGTAAAACTGCACCTAATTCAGAGACTGCTACATTGGGAGTTTTTGAAGCATGGTCGGAGTTTCTGCTAATGCCTGGAGGTTCTCTTAAAGTAGGACGTCAGGTATTGGCGTATGACGATAACCGTTTGTTCTCGGCTTCCAACTGGAGCAATACAGGCAATTCACACGATCTGGCTCTATTTAAGTACAATGTGGACGATTTTCAGGCTCATTTAGGTTTTGCTTATAACAATTCTTCCGCCATTTCCTCTGAGGCTGTTTATGCAAATGCAGCTAAATACCGATACATGGGACTGCTTTGGTTATCCAAAGGCTTGGCAAAAGGTCTGACTCTTTCCGCCATTGCCGTGGACGAAGGTATGCAGCCCACTACCGATGCAACGAAATACGGAACAAAGGTTAACATGAACCACGGATACACATTTGGTGGTAACCTGAAATACAGCAGCGAAGTATGTCCGTTCTCTGCACTGGGAACTGTTTACTTTCAGGCAGGGAAGAACCAAACGGGCGACGACATGAGCGGTAGTATGGCTGCTATAAAGTTGAACTATAAAATATCGCCCGTCTTCACAACCAGTTTAGGAACAGATTATCTGTCGGGAGATGATAATAGTACAGACGGCAAACAGAAGAATTTCAGGAAACTGTATGGTGCAAACCACAGCTTTAATGGTTCCATGGAATACTGGTCAACGCCTCTTACCCAGGGTTTGCTTGATTACTACGGCAGTGTAAATGCTAAAGTAAGCAAGAAGAGTAGCTTTGAAGGTGTGTTTCACGTTTTCAACACCAGCAAGGACATGACAAACAAAGGAACAAACATTGGCAAGTCATTGGGTTCGGAATTGGATATTTGCTTTAACTACAAACTTAATGAATGGACAAACTTACAAGCCGGTTGGAGTACTTACTTTGCCAATGACAATACTCGTATAGCAAAGGGCATGACCGCTGATACCAAAACCCGTTTTCCACAGTGGGGATATGTGATGCTTACCGTCTCTCCTTCTTATCTGAAATCTATTTTTACCGATAAATAA
- the modA gene encoding molybdate ABC transporter substrate-binding protein has product MKRTIISVALILVCILAQAQKVNVAAAANLRYVLEEIKVQYEKEHPKAKINITFGSSGTLVQQILNGASFDFFMAADNEFPLKLKAKGVAWGAMKTYAYGKLAIYSTSLDVTKGLSVLKDPAIKKISIAKPETAPYGERSFELLKKIGLYESLKSKIVIGDNISQAAQFAFTGNAEIGFVALSLALAPEMKGQGTYYIVDQKLYTPVEQACILIKTAVRNTETSKFMAYVLSPRTKVYWEKYGYSVPR; this is encoded by the coding sequence ATGAAAAGAACGATTATATCTGTGGCACTGATACTGGTATGTATCCTTGCACAAGCTCAGAAAGTAAATGTGGCAGCAGCAGCCAACCTCCGTTATGTGCTGGAAGAAATTAAAGTACAGTACGAAAAAGAACATCCCAAGGCTAAGATCAATATCACTTTCGGAAGTTCGGGCACATTGGTTCAGCAGATTCTTAACGGCGCATCCTTCGACTTTTTTATGGCTGCCGACAATGAATTTCCTTTGAAGCTGAAAGCAAAAGGAGTTGCATGGGGAGCCATGAAGACTTATGCCTATGGAAAACTGGCCATATACAGCACTTCGCTGGATGTTACTAAAGGACTTTCGGTATTGAAAGACCCTGCCATAAAGAAAATATCTATTGCCAAACCAGAGACTGCGCCTTACGGAGAGCGCTCATTTGAGTTACTTAAAAAGATTGGTCTTTATGAATCACTGAAATCGAAGATTGTGATTGGCGATAATATCTCGCAGGCTGCACAATTTGCCTTTACCGGTAATGCAGAAATTGGCTTTGTAGCTCTCTCGCTTGCCCTGGCTCCGGAGATGAAAGGGCAAGGAACATATTACATTGTGGACCAAAAGCTGTATACTCCGGTAGAACAGGCTTGCATTCTTATTAAGACTGCAGTAAGAAATACCGAAACAAGCAAATTCATGGCCTATGTTCTATCGCCAAGAACCAAAGTTTATTGGGAAAAGTATGGATACTCAGTTCCTCGTTAA
- the modB gene encoding molybdate ABC transporter permease subunit, which translates to MNDDFLQTLLLTGKLATITTIILLIIGLPLSYWLAYKHFRFKPLIEALISIPFVLPPTVLGFYMLVAYSPQNAFGHFLEHTLNLRLAFSFEGILVASVLFSLPFMVQPLQNGFESIPRSYREASYTLGKSFFTTFTRVLIPNIKPSIITAVAMTFAHCIGEFGVVIMVGGNMPGETRVASIAIYDEVQSLNYDTANKYSFVLFIISMLILTVIYSINGNKKTL; encoded by the coding sequence ATGAACGATGATTTTCTACAAACCCTTCTGCTTACCGGAAAACTGGCTACAATAACCACCATTATACTACTTATCATTGGCTTGCCGCTGAGTTATTGGCTGGCATATAAGCATTTCCGGTTCAAACCTCTGATAGAGGCCCTAATCAGTATACCGTTTGTATTACCCCCCACTGTGCTGGGCTTTTATATGCTGGTTGCCTATAGTCCGCAAAATGCTTTTGGTCATTTTCTGGAACATACGCTTAACCTGCGTCTAGCTTTCAGCTTTGAGGGAATATTAGTGGCAAGCGTTCTTTTTAGTCTGCCGTTTATGGTTCAGCCTTTACAGAATGGCTTTGAAAGTATTCCGCGAAGTTACAGGGAAGCATCCTACACGCTTGGGAAATCTTTCTTCACCACCTTCACAAGGGTTCTTATCCCCAACATAAAGCCTTCCATTATCACAGCTGTTGCCATGACCTTTGCCCACTGCATCGGGGAGTTTGGCGTGGTAATTATGGTGGGAGGAAACATGCCAGGCGAAACAAGAGTAGCATCCATTGCCATTTACGACGAAGTGCAATCCCTCAATTACGACACGGCAAACAAATATTCATTCGTATTATTTATCATTTCAATGCTGATACTGACTGTAATATACAGTATAAACGGCAACAAGAAAACACTTTAA
- the nifH gene encoding nitrogenase iron protein produces the protein MRKIAIYGKGGIGKSTTTQNTVAGLAEMGKKVMVVGCDPKADSTRLLLHGLAQKTVLDTLRDEGEDIDLDDVMKPGFNATSCVESGGPEPGVGCAGRGIITSINLLEQLGAYDDDKHLDYVFYDVLGDVVCGGFAMPIRDGKAEEVYIVCSGEMMAMYAANNICKSIAKFGKVGTVRLGGIICNSRKVDNEANMIEEFASKLGTQMIHFVPRDNMVQHAEINRKTVIDHAPEHAQADEYRSLAKKINDNKMFVIPTPLSMPELEELLVGFGIMN, from the coding sequence ATGAGAAAGATTGCAATTTATGGAAAAGGCGGAATTGGTAAAAGTACCACAACGCAAAATACTGTAGCCGGTTTGGCTGAGATGGGTAAAAAGGTAATGGTTGTAGGTTGTGATCCTAAAGCAGATTCCACTCGTTTGCTGTTACACGGTCTTGCACAAAAAACAGTTCTCGATACTCTTCGTGACGAAGGCGAAGATATTGATCTGGATGATGTAATGAAACCAGGATTTAATGCTACCAGCTGTGTAGAATCAGGCGGCCCGGAACCGGGAGTAGGTTGTGCAGGACGTGGTATCATTACTTCTATCAACTTACTTGAGCAGCTTGGTGCTTACGATGACGACAAACACCTTGATTATGTATTCTATGATGTACTTGGCGACGTAGTTTGTGGTGGTTTCGCCATGCCAATACGTGATGGCAAAGCAGAAGAGGTTTACATTGTTTGCTCAGGAGAAATGATGGCTATGTACGCAGCAAACAATATCTGCAAGTCTATTGCCAAATTCGGTAAAGTAGGAACTGTTCGTTTAGGAGGTATTATTTGCAACTCTCGTAAGGTAGACAATGAAGCAAACATGATTGAAGAGTTTGCCTCAAAACTTGGAACCCAAATGATTCACTTCGTTCCCCGCGACAACATGGTTCAACATGCCGAGATTAATCGTAAAACAGTTATTGACCACGCACCGGAACATGCTCAGGCCGACGAGTACCGTTCTTTAGCAAAGAAAATAAACGATAATAAAATGTTTGTTATCCCTACCCCACTTTCTATGCCTGAATTGGAAGAGTTATTGGTTGGCTTTGGTATTATGAACTAA
- a CDS encoding P-II family nitrogen regulator has product MYLLRAIVRPEKSSVVMKALFDAGFPAVTKLSVFGRGKQRGLKVGNVTYDELPKDLLMIVIPEKDKDFVIETIMEAARSGEKGQFGDGKIFVTPVEETYTISSGRKEV; this is encoded by the coding sequence ATGTATTTATTAAGAGCTATTGTTCGCCCAGAGAAGTCATCCGTAGTAATGAAAGCATTATTCGATGCAGGTTTCCCCGCAGTAACAAAACTATCAGTGTTCGGTCGCGGTAAACAGCGCGGTCTTAAAGTAGGAAATGTTACTTACGACGAATTGCCCAAAGACCTTTTAATGATTGTAATTCCTGAAAAAGATAAGGATTTTGTTATTGAAACAATCATGGAAGCTGCTCGTTCAGGAGAAAAAGGACAGTTTGGTGACGGAAAGATATTCGTCACTCCGGTAGAAGAAACCTACACCATCTCTAGTGGTAGAAAAGAAGTATAA
- a CDS encoding P-II family nitrogen regulator, producing MKLILAMIRIAKMSDTKIALSEAGLPSFTAMPVLGRGKGHGDLEKAAYVDPEHHELISEMPRLKSKRMITLVVTDEKKDLAVETIIKANQTGKSGDGKIFVIDTVGSVRVRTGESGDETLD from the coding sequence ATGAAACTAATATTAGCAATGATTCGTATTGCCAAGATGAGTGACACAAAAATCGCTCTTTCGGAAGCAGGATTGCCGTCGTTCACCGCCATGCCTGTTCTGGGACGCGGTAAAGGACACGGCGATCTGGAGAAGGCGGCTTACGTAGATCCTGAACATCATGAACTGATCTCGGAGATGCCTCGTCTGAAATCCAAAAGAATGATTACGCTTGTGGTTACTGACGAGAAGAAAGATCTGGCTGTAGAAACAATCATCAAGGCAAATCAAACAGGAAAAAGTGGTGATGGGAAAATTTTTGTAATTGATACTGTTGGTTCTGTTCGTGTACGTACAGGAGAATCAGGTGACGAAACATTAGATTAA
- a CDS encoding nitrogenase component I subunit alpha, which translates to MIKDTEKDINLAEFKEEVLAAYPKKVAKKRAKGIVYNDPDEIPQIQANVRTIPGIITQRGCTYAGCKGVVLGPTRDIVNITHGPIGCGFYSWLTRRNQTRPDEQAPENFIPYAFSTDMQDSNIVFGGEEKLKQAIREAYELFHPKAIAIFSTCPVGLIGDDVHRVARHMTEELEGKVNIFGFSCEGYRGVSQSAGHHIANNGLYKNLIGNDDSVDGKYKFRINVLGEYNIGGDAFAIETLMDKCGIELVATMSGNSTKKQFETAHTADLSLVMCHRSINYVAEMLETSFGIPWMKANFIGAEATAKTLRKVGKYFGDQELIDRIEKVIAEEMISVKEAQEKALEKTNGKLAMLFVGGSRAHHYQELFNELGMKTISAGYEFGHRDDYEGRSVIPSIQIDADSRNIEQITVKEDATRFKPRKTEEELKALEKEGLEFNGYEGMMAEMKKGTLVIDDLSHYEMEKLIEMYHPDIFCAGIKEKFCVQKMGIPLKQLHNYDYGGPYAAFEGAINFYKDIEQIACCSIWKEMKAPWEKEDIVEAEYVY; encoded by the coding sequence ATGATAAAAGATACAGAAAAGGATATTAACCTCGCTGAATTTAAAGAAGAGGTACTGGCGGCCTATCCTAAAAAGGTTGCAAAGAAAAGAGCAAAAGGAATTGTATATAATGATCCTGACGAGATTCCTCAGATTCAGGCCAATGTACGTACCATTCCCGGAATTATTACTCAAAGAGGATGTACCTATGCCGGATGTAAAGGTGTGGTTCTGGGCCCAACAAGAGATATTGTAAATATCACTCACGGACCAATCGGTTGTGGATTTTATTCATGGCTAACCCGTCGTAACCAGACTCGCCCTGACGAACAGGCTCCTGAGAACTTTATTCCTTATGCTTTCTCTACAGATATGCAGGATTCCAACATTGTATTTGGAGGGGAAGAAAAGCTAAAGCAGGCTATTCGTGAAGCATACGAACTATTTCACCCGAAAGCTATCGCCATTTTCTCTACTTGCCCGGTAGGATTGATTGGAGATGATGTGCACCGTGTGGCTCGTCATATGACTGAAGAGCTAGAAGGCAAAGTAAACATCTTCGGATTCTCATGCGAAGGATACCGTGGAGTATCACAGTCGGCCGGTCATCACATTGCAAACAATGGTTTATACAAAAACCTTATTGGCAATGACGATTCTGTAGATGGTAAATACAAATTCAGAATAAACGTTTTAGGTGAATATAACATTGGCGGCGACGCTTTTGCCATTGAGACTTTAATGGATAAGTGTGGCATCGAGCTTGTAGCAACAATGTCCGGCAACTCCACAAAGAAACAATTTGAAACTGCGCATACTGCCGATTTAAGTCTGGTTATGTGCCACCGGTCAATAAACTATGTGGCTGAGATGCTTGAAACATCTTTCGGTATTCCCTGGATGAAGGCAAACTTTATTGGTGCGGAAGCCACAGCGAAAACACTCCGTAAGGTTGGAAAGTATTTTGGTGATCAGGAATTAATTGACCGTATAGAGAAAGTGATTGCGGAAGAGATGATCTCCGTGAAAGAGGCTCAGGAAAAAGCATTGGAAAAGACCAACGGCAAACTAGCCATGCTCTTTGTTGGAGGTTCACGAGCTCATCATTATCAGGAACTATTCAATGAATTGGGAATGAAGACAATCTCTGCCGGATACGAATTTGGTCACAGAGACGACTACGAAGGTCGAAGTGTTATTCCTTCTATCCAGATTGATGCAGATAGTCGTAATATTGAACAGATTACGGTTAAAGAAGATGCTACCCGCTTTAAACCACGTAAAACCGAAGAGGAATTAAAAGCACTGGAAAAAGAAGGACTGGAATTCAACGGTTACGAAGGTATGATGGCAGAAATGAAGAAAGGAACTCTTGTTATTGATGACTTAAGTCATTATGAGATGGAGAAACTTATCGAGATGTATCATCCGGATATCTTCTGTGCCGGTATAAAAGAAAAGTTCTGCGTGCAAAAAATGGGTATACCATTGAAACAGTTGCATAACTACGATTACGGTGGTCCGTACGCAGCTTTTGAAGGAGCAATCAACTTCTACAAGGATATTGAGCAAATAGCTTGTTGCAGCATTTGGAAAGAAATGAAAGCTCCCTGGGAGAAAGAGGATATCGTCGAAGCAGAATATGTTTATTAA